In Anaeromicrobium sediminis, the DNA window GAGGCTGTATGTGTGAAAACATACACAGAATATAGTAATAGAGCTGATGATTCTGTCCTTAAAAACATATTTGCGGATCATGCCAAGGTTGAACAGGAACATTATGATACTTTAACTAAAATATTAAATGGTCAAGTTCCACCTATGGCACAGGGACAAAAACAAGATAATAAATATCAATTTAAAGGTATACATACAACTGGAACAGATAATGATAAATATTTGTGTGAAAATGTATTAGTAGCAGAGAAATACGTTTCATCTAATTATGATACGGCCATATTTGAATGTGGGGATCATAATATAAGACAAATATTAAATCACATTCAAAAGGAAGAACAAGAACATGGAGAGCATATATATAATTATATGCAGAGTAGAGGAATGTATAATGTTCAATAAAAAGTAGTTATTTAACTACTTTTTACTTTGTGGGAAAATATAACATTATCAAAACTGGGGATAAGTAAAAAAGGAAGGGGGTGTGGGGGAAGGATTCCCCTGCCTCTTTAAAGGAGGGTGCTCAGCAACTTTAGTTGCGTCGAAGGGAACCATCGGGTTCCATAGCGAAGCATACGAAGTATGCCTTTTTTATTTGTGAAAAATTGAAACTACTCAAAAGGGGATTTGATATAATAGAAATTAAGTTAGTTCCAAAAAGGAGATGATTTCTATGAAGTGTGTAAAGAGGGGAAGTAAGTATTTTGTAAGAATTGATAAGGGACAAGAAGTTGTTAGTTCATTAAAAAACTTTTGTGAAGAAAACAATGTAAAATTAGGTTCTGTAGTGGGGATAGGGGCCACTGATAAAGTTACGATAGGCTTATTTAATACGGACACTAAAGAGTACCATAATAAAGAACTTGTTGGAGAGTATGAGATTACAAACTTAACAGGAAATATATCTACTAAAGAAGAAGAAGTATACCTTCACTTACATATAACTCTTGGAGATGAGGAGTATAAGGCCTTTGGTGGCCATTTAAATGAGTGTTGGATAAGTGGAACCTGTGAACTTGTAGTAGATGTAATTGATGGACAGATAGAGAGAATTTTTGATGATTATTGTGGACTTAACGTATTAAAGATAGATTAATCTAGAAATATATTATAAATAGAGTTTTTTTTAAAACTCTATTTTTTTGTGTCTAAATAGTATCGAAAAGAGGGGCTCGTGTCGTATTATAATACAAAGGAGGAGTATTAAATTGGTGGGACGTATTGCTACAGGACTATTTCAAGGTTTAGCTGCTGAGGCATTCATAAGTAACTATAGGAAGAGCAATAAGGGGAAACAGATTCAAAGAAGATGGCATAGGATGTTTGAAAATATCCATGGTCAGTCTATAGGGTTAAACAGAAAAACGGTACAACACATTGGCTCAACCAGTTCTGTAAAAAGATATTTTTACAAAACCTTTGAACCAATGGCAGGAATAGTCACTACAAGGGACTTGTCCATGGCAGTAGGTATAGAACTTTCTGACAGAGACATAAGAGTCAGACCCCATGATGTGAGACAGTTATCTAGAGCCATAAGAAATGAATGGATAAAGATACTCATATCTACGGAAGTTATACAGGATGCCATGTCAGTACTGGGGAAAAATGTTAGAGACCATCTAGAAGACGATCATGATAAGAATGAAATAGAAGAGACTATAGGAGATAGAGTAAAATTAAGAGAAGCATATTTTAAAACATATCACCAGGAAGAAGAAGATGACATAGTAAGGGTAGGGTATAACTATAATGCCCTTACAACTGATGTAACTACCAATAAATTTAAAGCTGATATAAAAACTAATAAATTTTCTGGGTTTGAAATGGGCTTTTACAGAAAAGGATATGACTATACTTTAATAAGTGATGAAGAAGAAAGAAAGTTTCATACCATGAATAAGAAATATACAAGAGAATATATACATTTTAAATAAAAAATCTTAAGAACACATAAATAAAGTTCCTAAGATTTTTTCATTTAATTAGATAATAAATTTTTTCTAACGGC includes these proteins:
- a CDS encoding spore coat protein; protein product: MELSIKEKLLLEDQRDNEAVCVKTYTEYSNRADDSVLKNIFADHAKVEQEHYDTLTKILNGQVPPMAQGQKQDNKYQFKGIHTTGTDNDKYLCENVLVAEKYVSSNYDTAIFECGDHNIRQILNHIQKEEQEHGEHIYNYMQSRGMYNVQ
- a CDS encoding PPC domain-containing DNA-binding protein, whose protein sequence is MKCVKRGSKYFVRIDKGQEVVSSLKNFCEENNVKLGSVVGIGATDKVTIGLFNTDTKEYHNKELVGEYEITNLTGNISTKEEEVYLHLHITLGDEEYKAFGGHLNECWISGTCELVVDVIDGQIERIFDDYCGLNVLKID